The segment GCGACTTCTCGCTGGGCATGCTCGAGGTCGGCGCGCGGCGGCGCGGTGGTGCCTCCCGATCGGGGGTCACCTGTGTCGCGGGGGACGCCCTCCACCTCCCGTTCGCGGACCGGACGTTCGACGCGGTCACGATTTCGTTCGGACTTCGCAACGTCGCCGACGTCGACCACGCGCTGGGGGAGCTACTCCGCGTCACCAAGCCGGGCGGTCGGCTCATCGTCTGCGAGTTCAGCCATCCCCGGTCACGAATTCTCGACGTCGTCTACAGCCGGTACCTTCTCGCCGGCATTCCGTTGATCGCGCGGCGTCTCACCCCGAATCCGGAGGCCTACGAGTACCTCCCGGAGTCGATCATGGCCTGGCCGAACCAACCCGCGTTGGCGTCACACCTGGGCAAGGTTGGATGGGAGAGGGTCGCGTGGCGCGACCTCACCTTCGGGTCCGTGGCGTTGCACCGTGGATACCGCCCCACGGACTAGTGCGCGGAGTCAACCCGGACATCGGTCGAGTATCGACGGACCCGTGCGCCGTCCGTGACCGATATGTCCGCTTAATTCCCATGCCTGCATAAATATCGGTTACCAGCCCCGGGTTCGCTTGTGGCGGGGGTAACGGTCTACACTGCGGAAGCAATGCTTGTGAAGTGCTTCACAAGCGCACCTGTGTATGCCATATCCCTCTGAACGGCCACGATGGGCAGGATCCCGCAATGGGCGACACCGCGCACCCCGCGGCCGCGCGCTCCGGCGAAAAGCGTGGGGAGTCCGCCGACGTAATTGTCGTCGGCGCCGGTCCCGCTGGCGCGGCCACGGCGCACTATTTGGCGCGTGCGGGTCTCGACGTTCTTGTCTGTGAGAAGTCGACGTTCCCGCGCGAAAAGGTGTGCGGTGACGGGCTCACGCCCAGAGGGGTGAAGCAGCTTCACAAGTTGGGTGTGGATTTCTCCGGCTCTGAGTGGATTCGCAACCGCGGACTGCGCGTCATCGGTGGCGGTGCTCGTCTGGAACTCCCGTGGCCCGAACTGGCGGATTTCCCCAATTTCGGCCTCATGCGGGTCCGTCGGGGGCTCGACGAGACCGTCGCCCGCCACGCCCAAGCCGCCGGCGCCCGAATTCGGCAGGGAACCAACGTCCGGGCCCCCATCGTCGACGACCGCACCAACCGCATCGTCGGGGTGCGCGCGGAGGGGCGGGAACGGGAGCCCATGGAGTTCCGGGCGCCGCTGGTGGTCGCCGCGGACGGCAACTCCTCCCGCCTGGCCGTGACGATGGGCGTACGCAAGCGCGACGACCGCCCACTCGGCGTGGCCCTGCGTACGTACTTCACCAGTCCTCGCCACAACGACGACCACTTGGAGTCGTGGCTGGAGCTCTGGGACACGACATCGTCGCGAGAAACCCTGCTGCCCGGCTACGGCTGGGTCTTCGGGGTGGGCGACGGCACGAGCAACGTGGGGCTGGGCATCCTCAACTCCACGCGTTCCTTCGGGCGAGTGGACTACCGATCGCTGCTGCGACGGTGGACCCGGAGTATGCCCGAGGAATGGGGTTTCACCGAGGAGAACCAGCAGGGACCCATTCGCGGCTCCGCGCTGCCGATGGGGTTCAACCGCACACCGCACTACGCACGCGGCCTGCTACTCGTCGGCGATGCCGGGGGAATGATCAATCCGTTCAACGGTGAGGGGATCGCCTATGCGATGGAAGCGGGTGCTGTCGCGGCCGAGGTCGTGACCGACGCCCACGCGGCGGCCACGACCCAGGCGCGCGAACAGCTACTGCGGGCCTATCCGCGAATCCTGCGGTCGTCCTACGGCGGCTACTTCACCTTGGGACGACATTTCGTCACCGTTATCGGTCAGCCGGAGTTCATGCGGCTCGCGGCGCGGTACGGGCTGCGGCAGCGGACACTGATGCGTTTCGCGCTGAAGCTCCTGGCGAATCTGACCGACCCGCACGAAGGGGACGCGATGGACCGGGTCATCAACGGATTGTCCAGGCTGGCCCCGGCCGCCTGACGCGTGAGAGTCCGACACAGAGGGGACCAGCGGGCAAATGGAGCTGTACACACCCATCCTTGTGCTGGGTGGCCTCGCGGCGGCATTCGGGGTCGTATCCCTGTTGGCCGCACAGATGGCCGGGCCCAAGCGATACAACAGGGCGAAACTCGACGCCTACGAGTGCGGGATCGACCCCACTCCGCAGCCGGCCGGCGGCGGGCGTTTCACCGTCAAGTACTACCTGACGGCGATGCTTTTCATCGTCTTCGACATCGAGATCATCTTCCTCTATCCGTGGGCGGTCCATTTCGACGCTCTCGGCTGGTTCGGGTTGTTCGCGATGGTGCTCTTCCTGGTGAACGTGTCGATCGCCTACGCCTACGAATGGCGCCGCGGCGGACTGGAGTGGGACTGATGAGTGCGAAAGGGGACCGGGATGGGTGTTGAGGAGAAGCTCCCGAGCGGTGTCCTGCTGACAACCGTCGAGCAGATCGTCGGAGCGGCGAGACGCGCCTCGGTGTGGCCCGCGACCTTCGGGTTGGCGTGCTGCGCGATCGAGGTGATGGCCACCGGTGGACCGCGGTTCGACCTCGCGCGTTTCGGTATGGAGCGCGCGTCGGCCACTCCACGCCAGGCCGACCTCATGATCGTCGCGGGGCGGGTCAGTCAGAAGATGGCGCCCGTGCTACGCCAGATCTACGACCAGATGGCCGACCCCAAGTGGGTCATCTCCATGGGCGTGTGCGCGTCCAGTGGAGGCATGTTCAACAACTACGCCATCGTCCAGGGGGTCGACCACGTCGTCCCGGTCGATGTCTACCTACCCGGGTGCCCCCCGCGTCCGGAAATGCTGATCGACGCCATCGTCAAGCTGCACGACCAGATCCAGAACACCAAACTCGGCGCGCATCGCGAGCGACAGATCGACGAGCTCGAGGAGCGCCAGCTACGTACCCTCCCCTTGATTGACCAGCGTGGCGGAGCCCAGCATGACTGACCGGAAACCGGCCGAGGAGCCGTCGGAGGACGAGCACGGGCAGCGGGACCAGGCGGACCAGGAGCCGGAGGAGAACCTCCCCGAGGTAGCCGGGCAGCGTCGCCTGGAGGCGCGCGTGCGGCGGCGGGGAATGTTCGGGGCCAACACCACCGGAGACACCTCTGGCTACGGCCGGCTGCTGGTGCGCGAGAGCCCTCCGCCCCGCAGCGGTCGCCCCTACCGTGACCCCGACGACCCGCGAACCGCCTCCTTCGACGTGCTCGCCGACGCGCTCGAGGCGGCCCTGGAGGCCGACGGCCGTCCCATCGCCGACCTGGTGGAGCGGGTGGAGGTCGACCGAGGCGAGCTGACCTTCCACGTGCCGCGGGAGGCGCTGCGGGCCGTCGT is part of the Spiractinospora alimapuensis genome and harbors:
- a CDS encoding NADH-quinone oxidoreductase subunit C, which produces MTDRKPAEEPSEDEHGQRDQADQEPEENLPEVAGQRRLEARVRRRGMFGANTTGDTSGYGRLLVRESPPPRSGRPYRDPDDPRTASFDVLADALEAALEADGRPIADLVERVEVDRGELTFHVPREALRAVVSALRDDPALRFELCLGVTGVHYPDDTGRELHALYHLRSITHNRLLRVETTCPDSDPHVPSVVDIYPTNDWHEREAWDFFGIIFDGHPALTRIEMPDDWQGHPQRKDYPLGGIPVEYRGAKVPPPDQRRSYS
- a CDS encoding NuoB/complex I 20 kDa subunit family protein, whose protein sequence is MGVEEKLPSGVLLTTVEQIVGAARRASVWPATFGLACCAIEVMATGGPRFDLARFGMERASATPRQADLMIVAGRVSQKMAPVLRQIYDQMADPKWVISMGVCASSGGMFNNYAIVQGVDHVVPVDVYLPGCPPRPEMLIDAIVKLHDQIQNTKLGAHRERQIDELEERQLRTLPLIDQRGGAQHD
- a CDS encoding geranylgeranyl reductase family protein, which produces MGDTAHPAAARSGEKRGESADVIVVGAGPAGAATAHYLARAGLDVLVCEKSTFPREKVCGDGLTPRGVKQLHKLGVDFSGSEWIRNRGLRVIGGGARLELPWPELADFPNFGLMRVRRGLDETVARHAQAAGARIRQGTNVRAPIVDDRTNRIVGVRAEGREREPMEFRAPLVVAADGNSSRLAVTMGVRKRDDRPLGVALRTYFTSPRHNDDHLESWLELWDTTSSRETLLPGYGWVFGVGDGTSNVGLGILNSTRSFGRVDYRSLLRRWTRSMPEEWGFTEENQQGPIRGSALPMGFNRTPHYARGLLLVGDAGGMINPFNGEGIAYAMEAGAVAAEVVTDAHAAATTQAREQLLRAYPRILRSSYGGYFTLGRHFVTVIGQPEFMRLAARYGLRQRTLMRFALKLLANLTDPHEGDAMDRVINGLSRLAPAA
- a CDS encoding NADH-quinone oxidoreductase subunit A; protein product: MELYTPILVLGGLAAAFGVVSLLAAQMAGPKRYNRAKLDAYECGIDPTPQPAGGGRFTVKYYLTAMLFIVFDIEIIFLYPWAVHFDALGWFGLFAMVLFLVNVSIAYAYEWRRGGLEWD
- a CDS encoding demethylmenaquinone methyltransferase, whose amino-acid sequence is MSRADLDKDPHAVSTMFDQLAERYDLLNDVLSLGQDRVWRQTLARELAAVSGELVLDLAAGTGTSSESFARDGARVIACDFSLGMLEVGARRRGGASRSGVTCVAGDALHLPFADRTFDAVTISFGLRNVADVDHALGELLRVTKPGGRLIVCEFSHPRSRILDVVYSRYLLAGIPLIARRLTPNPEAYEYLPESIMAWPNQPALASHLGKVGWERVAWRDLTFGSVALHRGYRPTD